In the genome of Arabidopsis thaliana chromosome 4, partial sequence, the window GTGTAGAATATTAGTGTCAAGCatatcttatctttctttcctcatttaattaatttggcATGGGGTTGTAGGTCAATGTCATTGTAGATGCTTCAGAAGCTGAGGAATTCAGTGAAGTAACTTCAAAGGCCCTAAACTCACTTCCTTACGATTCACCCGGTCAAGCCTTTGTGGTTTTTGAGAAGCCAGCTGGGGTCCCTGCTGTTGGAAAGTTCTCCAACACATTGACTTTCGTTGTTAAGGAGGTACATGTTAAATAGGCTATTCACTtccatctttttatttacttacaCTGAAAATGACCCCATAATACTTTGTGGAGAACTCTTATAAACAACGACTCATTTGGAGAGGAGTACCAGAACGACTCAAATTAATcacagaaaacaaagaaaactctCTAACTACATTGTTTGTGCTTTTATGAATGTGTTAAAACAGGTTGACCCAAGCACAGGTGAAGCAGAAGATGATGGAGTAGAAGATGAGTACCAGCTAGAGGATCTTGAGGTTGTAGCTGGAGATTACATGGTGAAAGTGGGTGTCTCCAATTTCAGGAATGCGTGGGAAAGcatggatgaagaagatgagcgTGTAGACGAATATGGCCTTGGCCAAAGAGAGAGTTTGGGAGAAGCTGTAAAGGCTGTCATGGATCTTCTTGGCATGCAGACTTGTGAGGTTAGTCTCTTCCACTTTTTTCTCATACTCTACTGAGACTTGAGGGCTAAAATTATTGTTGATAAAGTCTTTTTTGAGTATATGACCATTTGTTGTGTTCCTGAAATTGAAACTGACACTGGATAAATAACAGGGGACGGAGACAATTCCGCTCAATGCAAGGTCACACACGTGTCTATTGTCAGGTGTGTACATAGGCAACGTGAAAGTGTTAGTGAGGGCACAGTTTGGAATGGACAGCTCAAAGGACATTGCAATGAAGCTGACAGTTAGAGCTGAAGACGTTTCTGTCGCCGAGGCCATTCACGAGATTGTTGCCAGCGGCTAAAACCTCTTGCGTTTCTTCAGTATCAGAGAATGTCATCTATTCCTGCTGCTAAACCTCAAAAATACATCAACTATTATAAATAGCATAGtattactttctttcttttttccttgcATTATTACTGTCAAATACACTATGgaggttttctttttattttatgacgGTGCTTTTTGATTTCTCATTTCTGAATTTTATTATTACCCGTTTTCTCGCCAAGTTGGGAATCTACAGATCATCTTGCTCGGATTTGAAAACCACTACCGTACCGTACAACAGGCTAGGCTTTCTCCATAAGTTAGAAACTCAAAAATAGTAGCGTTTTATCGTCTGCGTTCAATATGAAGAGATGATAGTAAAGTAAAGACTGGTGGGTACACAATTGATTACAGAATTCACATTGAGTAGCGTGTTGAAGGAGTTTAGTTCCCaatgaagaaataaataaatcaaagcaCACTACAAAAAGGGAAGTTTAATTCTTCTAACCACTCCACTATTTCAAACCAAACACCTTCCACAAACCGAACCTTACTTCCCGACTACAGAATATATTAACCAACAACTGGAGACGTGACTCCTACTTTCGTtaaatcttcttcaaatcACTCTCCTGTGTCCTCCAAACGCCCATATCTGTGTGAATTCAACGAAATTTCATCTATCCTCTAATTTCCTTACAAACATAACATGGTAAATGATAAGCAGAGACACTACTAAGTACTAACCTTTAGATTTGAATCCCAACTTCCTGTACACAAGGCACTTCCATCTGCTGACAACCCCAAACAGCTTATTCTATTCCTGTGTGAATCCTGCTGTAATCCCAAATCCAATACAACCTGCAAGAAAACTCCTCACGTTTCAATCATAAACCTTACATGAGCGAAAACAACTCTCACCACTCATTACTCAAATACTAATTGCTTACCTCTCCCAAGAGGGTATCCCAAACGTAGCAAGTGTTGTTGCTCGCATAGCCAGCGAAAAGAAGTCTCCCTGACACAGAGAATGCAATGGAGGTGACAGGTCCGTTCTCACCATCACCATGTGGCTGATAGACCTGGAGTTGGTGACCAGTCCTTATGTCATACAGCCTGCATGTTCCATCGTCTGATCCAGTCCCAAATCTATACCCATCCGGAAAGAACTTGACCGTATTAACATCTCCCTCGTGACCATGAAAGGTACGCACTGCTCGGCTTGCAGCACGAGTGTCCCACAACCGTGCTGTGGAATCGCATGAACCAGATATAAACCAGTTTGGGTTTGATCCACTGATTGAGACGCTGCAAGAATGGGGAATAATCACCAAGTAAGAGGGCGAGTTTAACTGACTTGCAATATATCATCCATGCTAGCTTTTATACACAAGTCAAATAAACGTATCTATTCAATAAGACCAAACCTATATGTTGATTCCAACACTCGATCCAAATGGTATGGTTCTGGAAGATTAAGtagtttttcaaatatattctACTTTATCAAACAAACTGATGCCAATGAGCCAAGGAGATGAAAGCAATATCCATACCTTAGTACATCAGCAGTATGTCCAGACTGAAATTCACCGCCAAAAACAGAAGTTTTGAGACCAGTAGTTACATCCCATAAGATACAAGTTTGATCACCTGAACTGGTGATAAGGTGGGCATCCTCATTTGGGACATACTGACAGCACGAAACATATCCCCTGTGACCAGTGAGCATTCTTGAAACCGGTACAGTTCCATCCTTGTCCGCCGTTGAGCTAAGGCTAAAGATAGAACATACACTGTCTAATCCACCACACGCAACCGACTGACCATTTGGAGAGAAAGCACATGTCATAACCCATGCACAAGGGAGTTTAATAGCATGAGTTTTCTGACTCGTTAGAGCATTCCACACGATTAATCTCCCATCTTGAGATGCACTGACAATCCGGTTCCTCTCCGGTGTCCAATCTAATGAATAAACCTGCAAATCCCACATGTTAAATCAACAACAAGCTAACATTCACAATCAACTCTCCTGTCTCTACATTTCCGTAGGATCTTAAGCAAATCCTCATACATGATAACTGGTAACATCTTATAAACACCACCAACTAAATAACAAACTAGATACAACCCCAAAATGGAAGCTTTTTATCACAGGCTAGAAAACACTCCACAAAGAAGCATGCTTGAAGGATAAAGATGCAAACTTTGAGTCACCTTTCCGGTGTGTCCCTGAAGAGTACGACAACAAACCAGATCCGTTGCTCCGAAGCTCACCCGAGTACGTCCTTGCGCCGCTGAATACCTCGCCACTGGCAAAATTCAAtccaaattaaagaagaagaagatgagagaagaagagagacgaaAAGGAATCCACAAACCATCGGTATCGAGGAGCTGGAGGCGTCTCTGTCTAAGCT includes:
- the AGB1 gene encoding GTP binding protein beta 1 (GTP binding protein beta 1 (AGB1); FUNCTIONS IN: protein binding, GTPase activity, nucleotide binding; INVOLVED IN: in 11 processes; LOCATED IN: endoplasmic reticulum, plasma membrane, CUL4 RING ubiquitin ligase complex, heterotrimeric G-protein complex; EXPRESSED IN: 26 plant structures; EXPRESSED DURING: 14 growth stages; CONTAINS InterPro DOMAIN/s: WD40 repeat 2 (InterPro:IPR019782), WD40 repeat, conserved site (InterPro:IPR019775), Guanine nucleotide-binding protein, beta subunit (InterPro:IPR016346), WD40 repeat (InterPro:IPR001680), G-protein beta WD-40 repeat, region (InterPro:IPR020472), G-protein, beta subunit (InterPro:IPR001632), WD40 repeat-like-containing domain (InterPro:IPR011046), WD40-repeat-containing domain (InterPro:IPR017986), WD40/YVTN repeat-like-containing domain (InterPro:IPR015943), WD40 repeat, subgroup (InterPro:IPR019781); BEST Arabidopsis thaliana protein match is: WD-40 repeat family protein (TAIR:AT5G67320.1); Has 60281 Blast hits to 28762 proteins in 834 species: Archae - 58; Bacteria - 8505; Metazoa - 23635; Fungi - 12687; Plants - 7683; Viruses - 0; Other Eukaryotes - 7713 (source: NCBI BLink).), which gives rise to MSVSELKERHAVATETVNNLRDQLRQRRLQLLDTDVARYSAAQGRTRVSFGATDLVCCRTLQGHTGKVYSLDWTPERNRIVSASQDGRLIVWNALTSQKTHAIKLPCAWVMTCAFSPNGQSVACGGLDSVCSIFSLSSTADKDGTVPVSRMLTGHRGYVSCCQYVPNEDAHLITSSGDQTCILWDVTTGLKTSVFGGEFQSGHTADVLSVSISGSNPNWFISGSCDSTARLWDTRAASRAVRTFHGHEGDVNTVKFFPDGYRFGTGSDDGTCRLYDIRTGHQLQVYQPHGDGENGPVTSIAFSVSGRLLFAGYASNNTCYVWDTLLGEVVLDLGLQQDSHRNRISCLGLSADGSALCTGSWDSNLKIWAFGGHRRVI
- the AGB1 gene encoding GTP binding protein beta 1 (GTP binding protein beta 1 (AGB1); FUNCTIONS IN: protein binding, GTPase activity, nucleotide binding; INVOLVED IN: in 11 processes; LOCATED IN: endoplasmic reticulum, plasma membrane, CUL4 RING ubiquitin ligase complex, heterotrimeric G-protein complex; EXPRESSED IN: 26 plant structures; EXPRESSED DURING: 14 growth stages; CONTAINS InterPro DOMAIN/s: WD40 repeat 2 (InterPro:IPR019782), WD40 repeat, conserved site (InterPro:IPR019775), Guanine nucleotide-binding protein, beta subunit (InterPro:IPR016346), WD40 repeat (InterPro:IPR001680), G-protein, beta subunit (InterPro:IPR001632), G-protein beta WD-40 repeat, region (InterPro:IPR020472), WD40 repeat-like-containing domain (InterPro:IPR011046), WD40-repeat-containing domain (InterPro:IPR017986), WD40/YVTN repeat-like-containing domain (InterPro:IPR015943), WD40 repeat, subgroup (InterPro:IPR019781); BEST Arabidopsis thaliana protein match is: WD-40 repeat family protein (TAIR:AT5G67320.1); Has 59918 Blast hits to 28704 proteins in 832 species: Archae - 54; Bacteria - 8355; Metazoa - 23550; Fungi - 12390; Plants - 7677; Viruses - 0; Other Eukaryotes - 7892 (source: NCBI BLink).), coding for MSVSELKERHAVATETVNNLRDQLRQRRLQLLDTDAAQGRTRVSFGATDLVCCRTLQGHTGKVYSLDWTPERNRIVSASQDGRLIVWNALTSQKTHAIKLPCAWVMTCAFSPNGQSVACGGLDSVCSIFSLSSTADKDGTVPVSRMLTGHRGYVSCCQYVPNEDAHLITSSGDQTCILWDVTTGLKTSVFGGEFQSGHTADVLSVSISGSNPNWFISGSCDSTARLWDTRAASRAVRTFHGHEGDVNTVKFFPDGYRFGTGSDDGTCRLYDIRTGHQLQVYQPHGDGENGPVTSIAFSVSGRLLFAGYASNNTCYVWDTLLGEVVLDLGLQQDSHRNRISCLGLSADGSALCTGSWDSNLKIWAFGGHRRVI
- the AGB1 gene encoding GTP binding protein beta 1 (GTP binding protein beta 1 (AGB1); FUNCTIONS IN: protein binding, GTPase activity, nucleotide binding; INVOLVED IN: in 11 processes; LOCATED IN: endoplasmic reticulum, plasma membrane, CUL4 RING ubiquitin ligase complex, heterotrimeric G-protein complex; EXPRESSED IN: 26 plant structures; EXPRESSED DURING: 14 growth stages; CONTAINS InterPro DOMAIN/s: WD40 repeat 2 (InterPro:IPR019782), WD40 repeat, conserved site (InterPro:IPR019775), Guanine nucleotide-binding protein, beta subunit (InterPro:IPR016346), WD40 repeat (InterPro:IPR001680), G-protein, beta subunit (InterPro:IPR001632), G-protein beta WD-40 repeat, region (InterPro:IPR020472), WD40 repeat-like-containing domain (InterPro:IPR011046), WD40-repeat-containing domain (InterPro:IPR017986), WD40/YVTN repeat-like-containing domain (InterPro:IPR015943), WD40 repeat, subgroup (InterPro:IPR019781); BEST Arabidopsis thaliana protein match is: TBP-associated factor 5 (TAIR:AT5G25150.1); Has 35333 Blast hits to 34131 proteins in 2444 species: Archae - 798; Bacteria - 22429; Metazoa - 974; Fungi - 991; Plants - 531; Viruses - 0; Other Eukaryotes - 9610 (source: NCBI BLink).), producing MSVSELKERHAVATETVNNLRDQLRQRRLQLLDTDVARYSAAQGRTRVSFGATDLVCCRTLQGHTGKVYSLDWTPERNRIVSASQDGRLIVWNALTSQKTHAIKLPCAWVMTCAFSPNGQSVACGGLDSVCSIFSLSSTADKDGTVPVSRMLTGHRGYVSCCQYVPNEDAHLITSSGDQTCILWDVTTGLKTSVFGGEFQSGHTADVLSVSISGSNPNWFISGSCDSTARLWDTRAASRAVRTFHGHEGDVNTVKFFPDGYRFGTGSDDGTCRLYDIRTGHQLQVYQPHGDGENGPVTSIAFSVSGRLLFAGYASNNTCYVWDTLLGEFSCRLYWIWDYSRIHTGIE
- the AGB1 gene encoding GTP binding protein beta 1 (GTP binding protein beta 1 (AGB1); FUNCTIONS IN: protein binding, GTPase activity, nucleotide binding; INVOLVED IN: in 11 processes; LOCATED IN: endoplasmic reticulum, plasma membrane, CUL4 RING ubiquitin ligase complex, heterotrimeric G-protein complex; EXPRESSED IN: 26 plant structures; EXPRESSED DURING: 14 growth stages; CONTAINS InterPro DOMAIN/s: WD40 repeat 2 (InterPro:IPR019782), WD40 repeat, conserved site (InterPro:IPR019775), Guanine nucleotide-binding protein, beta subunit (InterPro:IPR016346), WD40 repeat (InterPro:IPR001680), G-protein, beta subunit (InterPro:IPR001632), G-protein beta WD-40 repeat, region (InterPro:IPR020472), WD40 repeat-like-containing domain (InterPro:IPR011046), WD40-repeat-containing domain (InterPro:IPR017986), WD40/YVTN repeat-like-containing domain (InterPro:IPR015943), WD40 repeat, subgroup (InterPro:IPR019781); BEST Arabidopsis thaliana protein match is: WD-40 repeat family protein / notchless protein, putative (TAIR:AT5G52820.1); Has 35333 Blast hits to 34131 proteins in 2444 species: Archae - 798; Bacteria - 22429; Metazoa - 974; Fungi - 991; Plants - 531; Viruses - 0; Other Eukaryotes - 9610 (source: NCBI BLink).); protein product: MWDLQVYSLDWTPERNRIVSASQDGRLIVWNALTSQKTHAIKLPCAWVMTCAFSPNGQSVACGGLDSVCSIFSLSSTADKDGTVPVSRMLTGHRGYVSCCQYVPNEDAHLITSSGDQTCILWDVTTGLKTSVFGGEFQSGHTADVLSVSISGSNPNWFISGSCDSTARLWDTRAASRAVRTFHGHEGDVNTVKFFPDGYRFGTGSDDGTCRLYDIRTGHQLQVYQPHGDGENGPVTSIAFSVSGRLLFAGYASNNTCYVWDTLLGEVVLDLGLQQDSHRNRISCLGLSADGSALCTGSWDSNLKIWAFGGHRRVI